A window from Neobacillus sp. PS3-40 encodes these proteins:
- a CDS encoding IS110 family transposase — translation MNPVVGLDVSKGESQVQAFLDKSQPFRKSFSVKHTVEGFENLLGFLKEIERVADGKQPSVILESTGHYHSPIIQFLEEQQYVYIIVNPLISHRARSASLRKVKTDAVDAYLLCELFYKEEVEPYKKRGIQLLNLRNLTRQQEIITGISTQTKVQLLTVLDQVFPEYRGVFGDLYSKVSLQTLSIFPTSEHVLNTTESVLTDKIVSLCTRRSEKWAKEKAQKLIEAALRNPFQNNLYESHIFNLKMLITIVLQYQEHLSLLEAKIDALAKEIEEYKILQSIPGIGEKIAATIISEIGEIDRFNHPKKLVAFAGIDPSVYSSGRFTATKNRITKRGSRRLRQALYMAVYCGIRDARKQKTSDTVIPRNKKLREFYDKKRDEGKPYRVAIIACVNKLLHLIYALLKNKTTFQELA, via the coding sequence ATGAATCCAGTAGTTGGTCTGGATGTTTCTAAAGGGGAAAGTCAGGTACAAGCATTCTTGGATAAGAGTCAACCTTTTCGTAAAAGTTTTAGTGTAAAGCATACTGTTGAGGGCTTTGAGAATTTATTAGGATTCTTAAAAGAGATTGAAAGAGTAGCTGATGGTAAGCAACCTTCAGTTATCTTAGAATCAACAGGACATTACCACTCTCCTATTATTCAATTTTTGGAGGAACAGCAATATGTTTATATTATTGTGAACCCCCTTATCTCTCATCGAGCAAGGAGTGCCAGTTTAAGAAAGGTAAAAACAGACGCTGTCGATGCCTATCTTCTTTGCGAACTATTCTATAAAGAAGAAGTTGAGCCGTATAAGAAAAGAGGTATTCAACTCTTAAACCTTCGTAATCTTACAAGACAACAAGAGATCATTACAGGTATCTCTACACAAACCAAGGTACAGCTTCTAACAGTGCTAGATCAGGTATTCCCTGAATATAGAGGTGTCTTTGGTGATTTATATTCAAAAGTATCTTTACAGACTCTTTCCATATTTCCTACTTCTGAACATGTACTAAATACTACCGAATCTGTATTAACCGACAAGATTGTATCGTTATGTACTAGACGTTCTGAAAAGTGGGCAAAAGAAAAAGCACAAAAGCTTATTGAAGCAGCATTACGAAATCCATTTCAAAATAACTTATATGAAAGTCATATTTTTAACCTAAAGATGTTAATTACCATCGTTCTTCAATATCAAGAGCATTTATCACTACTAGAAGCAAAAATAGATGCCCTCGCTAAAGAAATTGAAGAATATAAGATTCTCCAGTCTATTCCTGGTATCGGAGAAAAGATTGCGGCAACAATCATTTCCGAAATAGGAGAAATAGATCGGTTTAATCACCCTAAAAAGTTGGTTGCCTTTGCGGGAATAGATCCTAGTGTTTACTCTTCTGGAAGATTTACAGCAACCAAAAATCGTATAACAAAGAGAGGATCTAGAAGGTTACGGCAAGCATTATATATGGCTGTATACTGTGGAATTCGAGATGCCCGAAAGCAAAAGACGAGTGATACCGTTATTCCTCGAAATAAAAAATTAAGAGAGTTTTACGATAAAAAACGCGACGAGGGTAAACCCTATAGAGTAGCAATTATCGCTTGTGTTAATAAGCTTTTACACTTGATTTATGCGCTTTTAAAGAACAAAACCACTTTCCAAGAATTAGCTTAA
- the vanZ-A gene encoding glycopeptide resistance protein VanZ-A → MGKIVSRGLLALYLVILIWLVLFKLQYNILSVFNYHQRSLNLIPFAAPSIVNGSFSEMIDNVIIFIPLGLLLNVNFKKVGILPKFAFILVLSLTFELIQFIFAIGATDITDIITNTVGGFFGLKLYGLINKYINNKKLDRVIIFVGILLLVLLLYFRSHLIIKYS, encoded by the coding sequence ATGGGAAAAATAGTATCTAGAGGATTGCTAGCTTTATATTTAGTGATACTAATCTGGTTAGTGTTATTCAAATTACAATACAATATTTTGTCAGTATTTAATTATCACCAAAGAAGTCTTAACTTGATTCCATTTGCTGCTCCTTCAATAGTAAATGGAAGTTTCAGTGAGATGATAGATAATGTTATAATCTTTATTCCTCTTGGCTTGCTTTTGAATGTCAATTTCAAAAAAGTTGGAATTTTACCTAAGTTTGCTTTTATACTGGTTTTAAGCCTTACTTTTGAATTAATTCAATTTATCTTCGCTATTGGAGCGACAGACATAACAGATATAATTACAAATACTGTTGGAGGCTTTTTTGGACTGAAATTATATGGTTTAATCAATAAGTATATTAATAATAAAAAATTAGACAGAGTTATTATTTTTGTTGGTATACTTTTGCTCGTATTATTGCTTTATTTCCGTTCTCATTTAATAATTAAATATTCTTAG